The Alicyclobacillus macrosporangiidus CPP55 genome segment GGAATGCTACCAGAACAAGCCGCACGTCGCGCTTTCCACAGACAATCAGTCCATAAGCCCAGAGACGGCGTACCGTAGTGACCGTAAGGCGCTGCGATTTGTCGAGCCGGAGGTCCTCGCCAATGCGTTCCTGCATGCCGAGACGCGCAAAGTGGACAAATCCGGGTGCATCAGTTTCATGGACCGGAAGTATGAGGTGGGGTTGTCGTTCATCGGTTGCACGGTGGACGTCATTTACGATCCGGCAGACATCAGCGAGGTGACCATCGAGTACGAGGGATATGAACCGTGGAAAGCTCGCCCCATGGTCATCGGTGAGCGGGCTGGCAAACGACCCAAGTTGCCGGAACACTTGGGGCCCCAACCAGCAGACGCCTCCAGGCTGCTGGGCGCTGCGCAAAAACAGCATGAGCAACGTCAACACAGACAGGCACGGGCCATCTCCTACACCTCCGCGTGGAACGAGGTGAAGGGAGATGTTTGAGTCATTCTACGAGTTTAGGCACACCCCGTTCGCCAGAAACATTCCGGCCGGAGAGCTCTACACATCGCCATCGTTGGAGGACACGCTGGGGCGGCTTTCCTACGCGGCGCAGCGGCAACTGTTCTGTGTCGTCACCGGGGACTGCGGAACGGGAAAGACCACGACCATTCGCCGTTTTGCGGAGACACTGGATAGTGCCAAGTACCAGGTCCTCTACCTGTCAGACTCGAAACTCACGCCTCGCCACTTCTACAAAGGACTGTTAGAGCAGCTCGGGTGTGAGTCCAAGTTCTACCGCGGCGACGCAAAGCGACAGTTGCATCGCGAGATAGAACTCATGCGCGGCATTCACCACGTGCAGCCCGTTTGCGTCGTAGACGAAGCTCATCTTCTCGACCGAGAGATGTTGGAGGAGGTGCGCTTCCTGCTCAACTTCCGCATGGACGCGCAAAGCCCCATGGCGCTCATCCTGGTCGGGCAGAGCGAACTCTGGGAGCGTCTAAACCTCCAGGCGTACGCCGCCATCCGCCAACGAATCGACATACAGTGCAAGCTTCCGTATTACGACCGGGCAGAGGTCGGTGAGTACATCCGACGTCACCTGGCCTATGCCGGGGCCGAGCACGATATTTTCTCGGACAAGGCCATCGATGAGGTTTATCGATTCTCCAGTGGCGCAGCACGCATGATCAACAAGGTGTGCACGCACTGCCTCATGTACGGTGCCCAGACGAAGCACCGGATCATTGATGATCACATCGTGAATCTGGTCATACAGGGGGAGTTGACATGACCAGGCGAACTGCAAAGCGCGGCACCCTGCGTTACGACAGACAGTGGGACCGGTTCTCGGTTCAGTGTGGGGACGACTCCGTGTCTTTGCACTGTGGAGAAGTGATTGGTTTGCGAATAGGCAGGCAGTTTGTATGGGGACGGCTGGAGATGGACATGGCAGGCAGTTGGTGCATCATCTTTCCCGGGTCGACGGATGGCAAATCAACGGTGCTCACGTTAAGAAAAGCGGCAACCTACGACGCCAAGATCTATGTGTAAACTGCAGTGGCAGCGGGGCAACTCGGATGAGTTGCCCCGTTCATCCGCCATGGCCACCGAATCCGTCAGTTTCCGGACAACAAACACCGTCAACTTATGGCCATTATACGTTGGCTGTAACACCAAGATATGCGAAAAGCTCCAGTGCCACCAAGACGTATGCAAATGGTAAACTGCTCAGGACAGCTCAATTGCTAGTTCGACAACAAGCGTGACCTCGCGGGGGTGGGCAGGGTACGTCGATCACACGTCGTCAGTTAGTGATGTGTGGGCCAACTGGACCGTTCCTTCGGCCTGGGATCTGGGGGCCCCGTATGGTTACTGTTATCCGGAACTTAAAAATACAGAAAAACGCGGCGCTCCGATATACCGCGTTTTTTATATTTATTCAGCTTAGTCGGCATTTCCTTGTATCGTTAACGCCACCGTTAGTTCAAGGAGAATATACTAATCATTTAATCCCTTTCCATTGAGAATTTGCTGCAAACATTTTTCAACCCTTGACTGTCGAGTTTTGGATTGTTTGGGTTCAGAAAAATAAAGAATGTATGCTCTTTGCCGTCCCGGCGTCAATGCTTCAAAAGCAGTTTTCAAGGCAGGGATTTCATCGAATTTATTTTGAAGTTCTTCGGGAATTATGAAGTCTGATTTCTTTTTAAAATTCACTTCCAAACCGGCTTTTTCAACTTCAATGGCTTCATAAATATAGGCTTTCAAGATGGTTTCCATTTCAACTATTTCTTGAACATTGGTGAACCGAATCTGGCGCGCCGCCTGTACATTCTCCGTTTGTTGGACTAGAATCCCATGGGCATCCTGTAACAAGGCACCTTTGAAAAACAGAAGCGCACAATATTCTTTAAATCCATGTATTAGAACTATGTTCTTTTTCTCAAACGTGTAACAAGGATGCATCCACTTGAATTCTTCGGTCAGCTCACAGTCAAGAACGATGTTTCTCAACTTCTCATATTCTTCCCTCCACTTTTTAGCTTTACTTAAAAATTCATCAACCTTAGGATTCATTCTACTATTTGTCATCAAGGAACACCCCTCATCAATTTTTCGTTCAGCTGACAGTCAAGCAGACCTGAAGTTACAGGGAGCTTATGTCGCTATTGTGCCCCGTTACTGACATAAGCATAAGCCTGCCTGACTCACCCTGGAAGAGGGGACCCGCCGCACACACCCTTCTGTGACAAAGTGGCCCCACATAGGCCTCCCACAGGTCCTGCGCTGCGGGAGGGCGATGGTCACGCCTGGGGATGCAGATGCTCCGGAAGCGCTGCGCGCAGGATCTGGTTCACCTGCTGGACGCGAGCTGCCCAGGAGTTGCTTTGAACGAAGGCCTGCCGTTTCGCGTCGTCGCAGCGGCGGGCGCCCTCGAGGACCCCGCGGAGCATCTCCAGGCCTTCGGACGGGCTGCGGGCGACCCAGACGTAATCGGACAGCTTATCGATCTCGTCGGTCGACGTCGCCACGACCTCCTTGCCCGCGGCCAGGTACTCGAACACCTTGATGGGGTTGACGCTCCGGGTGAGGTCAGTGTTCACAAAGGACACCAGGGCCGCTTGGCACCCGGCCAGGTATTGCGGCAGTTCCCGGTACGGCTGCAGGCCGAGGAAGTGCACGTTTGGCAAGGAGGACAGCATCGACACGTCCGTCTCCACGGGGCCGATCATGACGAATTGGACCTCCGGAAGCCCTTCCGCCAGGGTGCGCAGGAACCCGTAGTCGACCCAGTGGCCGAAGCCCCCGATGAGGGCGACGCGCGGGCGGGGGATGCCGGCGAGGCGCGGGTGCTCGGGGACGGACGCGGCGGCGGCGAAGTGATCGATCTCGGCGGCGTTCGGCACCAACCGCACGTCCGGGTGCAGCGCGCGCATGTGTTCGGCGAGGGCGCCGGCGGTGGCGATCACGGTGCGCGAGACAGCCGCGAGATCGGCCTCCATCTGGTTGACCACCTCCGGCCGCACCAAGCCGGAGAACCCGGCATGCAGGTCGACGCAGTCGTACACCACCGCCGCTGGGTGCAGGGCGGGCACCAGGTCGACGGAGTTGGGCAACTGGGGCAGCAGCACGTACGGGCCCGGCGCAGCGTGTTCAATCTGGCGGGCCAGCAGAGCCTGGTTCCACCGATTGACCGTCCGATACAGGTTCGGGAAGGGCAGGCACGCGAACGGAGCGAGCACCCTTAGGCGTCCCGTTCGGCCCATACGGACGTCCGCGTCGCACGTGCCGCCGAGCGGAACCTC includes the following:
- a CDS encoding ExeA family protein — protein: MFESFYEFRHTPFARNIPAGELYTSPSLEDTLGRLSYAAQRQLFCVVTGDCGTGKTTTIRRFAETLDSAKYQVLYLSDSKLTPRHFYKGLLEQLGCESKFYRGDAKRQLHREIELMRGIHHVQPVCVVDEAHLLDREMLEEVRFLLNFRMDAQSPMALILVGQSELWERLNLQAYAAIRQRIDIQCKLPYYDRAEVGEYIRRHLAYAGAEHDIFSDKAIDEVYRFSSGAARMINKVCTHCLMYGAQTKHRIIDDHIVNLVIQGELT
- a CDS encoding DUF5348 domain-containing protein, whose protein sequence is MTRRTAKRGTLRYDRQWDRFSVQCGDDSVSLHCGEVIGLRIGRQFVWGRLEMDMAGSWCIIFPGSTDGKSTVLTLRKAATYDAKIYV
- a CDS encoding YdeI/OmpD-associated family protein → MTNSRMNPKVDEFLSKAKKWREEYEKLRNIVLDCELTEEFKWMHPCYTFEKKNIVLIHGFKEYCALLFFKGALLQDAHGILVQQTENVQAARQIRFTNVQEIVEMETILKAYIYEAIEVEKAGLEVNFKKKSDFIIPEELQNKFDEIPALKTAFEALTPGRQRAYILYFSEPKQSKTRQSRVEKCLQQILNGKGLND
- a CDS encoding glycosyltransferase family protein; the encoded protein is MGSATVVITAAVPWDGTTARPHHFARGLAARGWDVLFVGAPVTLIAPLKNPALRSRLIPAVPVTEVPLGGTCDADVRMGRTGRLRVLAPFACLPFPNLYRTVNRWNQALLARQIEHAAPGPYVLLPQLPNSVDLVPALHPAAVVYDCVDLHAGFSGLVRPEVVNQMEADLAAVSRTVIATAGALAEHMRALHPDVRLVPNAAEIDHFAAAASVPEHPRLAGIPRPRVALIGGFGHWVDYGFLRTLAEGLPEVQFVMIGPVETDVSMLSSLPNVHFLGLQPYRELPQYLAGCQAALVSFVNTDLTRSVNPIKVFEYLAAGKEVVATSTDEIDKLSDYVWVARSPSEGLEMLRGVLEGARRCDDAKRQAFVQSNSWAARVQQVNQILRAALPEHLHPQA